The following are encoded together in the Novipirellula galeiformis genome:
- a CDS encoding EcsC family protein, whose protein sequence is MTELREAKRVLEHHGIADRLTELVGAPITASLRMLPDAAEKTLYAAIDKSLRVALDVALRTLGDDALKTGKPRLLTHKLLAGITGAAGGALGGATIAAELPVSTVLILRSVADIARSEGEDLSSVESRLACLQVFALDPGDKSDIDDDTEIGYFAVRAAMAKQIRDASQYVLKNGVADTSAPALVKLMAQIGKRFGVVVSEKIAAQAIPVIGAIGGALINSYFIDHYQDLARAHFAIRRLERTHGEATVREAYGKLA, encoded by the coding sequence ATGACCGAGCTTCGCGAGGCCAAGCGGGTGCTGGAACATCATGGGATCGCCGATCGCTTGACCGAACTGGTGGGCGCTCCGATTACCGCCTCGCTAAGAATGCTGCCCGACGCGGCTGAGAAAACGCTCTACGCCGCGATTGACAAGTCGCTCCGCGTCGCGCTGGATGTCGCGTTGCGAACGCTGGGAGATGATGCACTCAAAACCGGCAAACCTCGGCTATTGACTCACAAGTTGTTGGCGGGGATTACTGGAGCGGCTGGCGGAGCGTTGGGTGGAGCCACGATCGCTGCTGAACTACCGGTCTCGACGGTGCTGATCCTGCGGAGCGTCGCTGACATCGCCCGCAGCGAAGGAGAGGATTTATCAAGTGTCGAATCTCGGCTGGCGTGTCTGCAAGTGTTCGCTCTCGATCCGGGCGACAAATCGGACATCGACGACGACACCGAGATTGGTTATTTCGCAGTCCGGGCGGCAATGGCGAAACAGATTCGCGACGCGTCTCAGTACGTTTTGAAAAACGGCGTGGCGGACACGTCCGCGCCCGCACTTGTCAAGTTGATGGCTCAGATTGGTAAGCGATTTGGCGTCGTCGTCAGTGAGAAAATCGCGGCTCAAGCGATTCCCGTGATCGGGGCGATCGGTGGGGCGCTGATCAACAGCTACTTTATCGATCATTACCAAGATCTCGCACGTGCTCACTTTGCGATCCGACGTTTGGAACGAACGCACGGTGAAGCGACCGTGCGCGAAGCCTACGGGAAACTGGCGTGA
- a CDS encoding four-helix bundle copper-binding protein, with protein sequence MSTHDQCIEACQRCAIACERCLNAMIGRSSDNDCPTCCRECIDICLLCAQATARGSRFSSAICGLCADACEWCATQCEAHDHEHCQKCAEACRACVETCRSMAA encoded by the coding sequence ATGAGTACCCACGACCAATGCATTGAAGCGTGTCAACGTTGTGCGATTGCCTGTGAGCGTTGTCTAAATGCGATGATCGGTAGGAGCAGTGACAACGATTGCCCTACGTGTTGTCGCGAGTGTATCGACATTTGTCTGCTCTGCGCGCAGGCGACGGCTCGTGGAAGCCGGTTTTCGTCTGCGATCTGTGGATTGTGTGCCGACGCCTGCGAGTGGTGCGCGACGCAATGCGAGGCGCACGATCATGAACATTGTCAAAAGTGCGCCGAAGCATGCCGTGCTTGCGTGGAAACATGTCGTTCGATGGCGGCCTAA
- a CDS encoding TIGR03067 domain-containing protein has protein sequence MNAKLKLMSVAAMVLMLQPAVADDHRADATTEKLQGQWEIIGGVNQGRELTNAEVAGTYVTITTNSIVTYDRSQQEKFRAVFTLDESKQPIQITMTNIAKNAPARKGIAGETPDTVMASGILKFEGKDKWTLCYALPGEERPTQFASPSGSRIMLFHMQKKQGDPVPKLSKTHPAK, from the coding sequence ATGAATGCCAAGCTCAAGTTAATGTCAGTCGCTGCAATGGTGCTGATGCTCCAGCCAGCGGTGGCGGACGATCATCGCGCCGACGCAACCACCGAGAAGCTTCAAGGACAATGGGAGATTATCGGCGGCGTGAATCAGGGACGCGAATTGACGAACGCAGAAGTCGCGGGAACCTATGTGACGATTACTACCAATTCCATCGTCACCTATGACCGTAGCCAACAAGAGAAGTTCCGCGCCGTCTTTACCCTCGATGAATCCAAACAACCGATTCAGATCACGATGACCAACATCGCCAAGAACGCTCCGGCTCGCAAAGGCATTGCCGGTGAAACGCCTGATACAGTGATGGCATCAGGGATTCTAAAGTTTGAGGGCAAGGACAAGTGGACGCTGTGCTACGCACTCCCGGGCGAGGAGCGTCCGACTCAGTTCGCATCACCTAGTGGAAGCCGAATCATGCTATTTCACATGCAGAAAAAACAAGGCGATCCGGTGCCTAAGTTATCAAAGACTCACCCGGCCAAGTAA
- a CDS encoding pectate lyase produces MKLVHYLKPVRTVLFLWCALTVAAGHAEEPLGRENAVKALHRCVEFFRTHASTHGGYVFRISEDLSLREGEVKVGNTTAWIEPPATPSVGNAYLEAYRLTSDPLLLDAAMETATALLRGQLVSGGWGEQIEFASDDRERYAYRSDSVDGTKRRNTTTFDDDKTQSVIRFLMRLDIATGQSDAAIHDAVLYALDGVLQSQYPNGAWPQRYDSIPTGAPNPVLKASYPTTWSKTYVKQPYDRYYTLNDGTIADLITTLLEAFDLYHDARYFNAAIRGGDFLLLAQMPLPQPGWAQQYNPQMQPSWARKFEPPAITGGESQQVMRTLLLLYRRSADERYREAVKTALTYYETCLRKDGRLARFYELKTNRPLYMTQTYELSYSDADVPTHYSFVVKSSLGRIRSELEKIESTPRDRLWVPSQPKPPKQTESLAAEAARVVAELDARGAWVESGKLKSHPEANVKRIISSATFIRNLNTLATYIAATN; encoded by the coding sequence ATGAAATTGGTTCATTATCTAAAGCCCGTTCGCACCGTACTCTTTTTGTGGTGTGCCTTGACTGTCGCTGCTGGCCATGCGGAGGAACCGTTGGGCCGCGAAAACGCCGTCAAGGCACTCCATCGCTGCGTTGAGTTCTTTCGCACCCATGCGTCGACTCACGGCGGATATGTATTCCGCATCAGCGAAGATCTTTCGCTGCGCGAAGGAGAAGTGAAGGTGGGCAACACAACCGCGTGGATCGAGCCGCCCGCCACGCCGAGTGTCGGCAATGCCTACCTCGAAGCCTATCGCTTGACATCGGATCCACTACTGTTGGACGCCGCGATGGAGACTGCAACCGCACTGCTCCGCGGCCAACTCGTCTCCGGGGGTTGGGGCGAACAAATCGAGTTTGCGTCGGACGATCGGGAACGATACGCGTACCGGTCCGATTCGGTTGATGGCACGAAGCGACGCAACACGACGACGTTCGATGACGATAAAACTCAATCGGTGATTCGCTTTTTGATGCGGTTGGATATTGCCACCGGACAAAGCGATGCTGCGATTCACGATGCCGTATTGTATGCCCTCGATGGCGTGCTCCAAAGCCAGTATCCCAACGGAGCGTGGCCTCAGCGTTACGATTCCATTCCCACGGGTGCTCCCAATCCCGTCCTAAAAGCATCGTACCCCACAACTTGGTCAAAGACCTATGTCAAGCAACCGTACGATCGCTATTACACACTCAATGACGGCACGATCGCAGATCTAATCACTACCCTGTTGGAAGCCTTTGATCTCTATCATGACGCCCGTTATTTCAACGCGGCAATCCGGGGAGGCGACTTTCTATTGCTCGCGCAAATGCCTTTACCTCAACCCGGTTGGGCTCAACAGTACAACCCACAAATGCAGCCCTCATGGGCTCGCAAATTTGAGCCGCCCGCAATCACCGGCGGCGAGTCTCAACAGGTCATGCGAACACTGCTGCTACTCTATCGCCGCTCGGCAGACGAGCGATATCGAGAGGCCGTCAAAACGGCGCTGACGTATTACGAAACGTGTCTGCGAAAGGATGGGCGTTTAGCAAGATTCTACGAACTGAAGACCAATCGTCCGCTGTACATGACACAAACGTATGAATTGTCGTATTCCGATGCTGATGTCCCAACCCACTACAGTTTCGTTGTCAAATCATCGCTGGGACGCATTCGCAGCGAACTCGAGAAAATTGAATCGACACCTCGTGATCGACTTTGGGTCCCCTCTCAGCCAAAGCCCCCAAAACAAACGGAGTCCTTGGCTGCGGAAGCGGCACGTGTCGTCGCGGAACTTGACGCACGTGGCGCCTGGGTCGAATCGGGCAAGCTCAAAAGCCACCCCGAAGCGAACGTTAAACGGATCATTTCGAGCGCCACTTTCATCCGAAATCTGAACACACTGGCAACCTACATCGCGGCCACGAACTAG
- a CDS encoding dihydrolipoyl dehydrogenase family protein — translation MNDSHFDLIVIGTGPSASTVAKKTRSEGKRVAILESREFGGTCALRGCNPKKVYANAADLYDRAWGAKGKLIEFDGVRIDWQKLHAFKREFTQPVIEKSEPSYAELGIATFHGHASFGDWNTVLVNGESLTAERIFIGVGAAPRPLDLPGETRAIRSDDFLELVEMPERVTFIGGGYVSMEFACVAARFGASVTVLQRGQQVLTPFDPDLVAQLVQYSAQHGIQTHTSSTVTAIEDASDGRSVIVQYEKSDQSRSVEADLVVHGAGRVPNLDGMNLELGGIDFGDKGIRVDDCMRSVSNPIVYAAGDCADTGKPRLTPTANEEARIVVKNLFAENPSAQPQYGVIPQVAFTVPSIAAIGMSQQDAEASYNVDVRHDNTSSWGSVRKTGQRCAGYKILVDKDTDKILGAHLLGPASEETINLFALAMKYGLTATDIKATLFAFPTFASDVRRMV, via the coding sequence ATGAACGATTCGCACTTCGACCTGATCGTGATCGGCACCGGCCCCTCCGCGTCGACCGTCGCGAAGAAGACTCGTTCCGAGGGCAAACGAGTCGCAATCCTTGAATCGCGGGAGTTCGGGGGAACCTGTGCCCTGCGCGGTTGTAACCCCAAAAAAGTGTATGCCAACGCAGCCGACTTGTACGACCGAGCCTGGGGAGCGAAAGGCAAGTTGATCGAGTTTGATGGCGTGCGCATTGATTGGCAGAAACTCCATGCCTTCAAACGTGAATTCACGCAACCGGTTATAGAGAAATCGGAGCCATCGTACGCCGAGCTAGGGATCGCGACGTTTCACGGCCATGCCTCCTTCGGCGATTGGAATACCGTCTTGGTTAACGGCGAATCATTGACCGCCGAACGCATTTTTATTGGCGTTGGAGCCGCGCCTCGACCGCTCGATTTGCCTGGTGAAACGCGAGCGATTCGAAGCGACGATTTCCTCGAGTTAGTGGAGATGCCCGAGCGGGTCACTTTCATCGGCGGCGGCTACGTCTCGATGGAATTCGCCTGCGTTGCCGCTCGCTTCGGCGCCTCGGTGACGGTGCTACAACGTGGCCAGCAGGTTCTCACTCCGTTCGATCCCGACTTGGTTGCTCAATTGGTCCAGTACTCGGCCCAGCATGGGATCCAGACCCACACCTCCTCGACAGTCACCGCGATTGAAGACGCCTCGGACGGACGATCGGTGATCGTGCAGTACGAGAAATCGGATCAATCCCGGTCGGTGGAAGCCGACTTGGTCGTTCACGGGGCGGGCCGAGTTCCCAACCTCGACGGTATGAACCTGGAATTGGGGGGGATCGATTTTGGCGATAAGGGTATCCGGGTTGACGATTGCATGCGCAGCGTTAGCAACCCAATCGTCTACGCTGCTGGCGATTGCGCCGACACCGGTAAACCACGTTTGACGCCCACGGCAAACGAAGAGGCCCGCATCGTTGTGAAAAATCTGTTTGCCGAGAATCCTTCAGCTCAACCCCAGTACGGAGTCATTCCGCAAGTTGCGTTCACGGTTCCCTCGATTGCCGCGATCGGCATGTCACAGCAAGACGCGGAAGCATCCTACAACGTCGACGTGCGGCATGACAACACATCGTCCTGGGGCAGCGTACGCAAAACGGGGCAGCGGTGCGCGGGGTATAAAATCCTTGTCGATAAAGACACGGATAAGATTCTCGGAGCCCATTTGCTCGGCCCCGCATCCGAAGAGACGATCAACTTGTTCGCCCTTGCCATGAAATACGGCCTGACCGCGACCGACATCAAAGCAACGTTATTCGCGTTCCCGACATTTGCATCGGATGTGCGGCGGATGGTTTAG
- a CDS encoding diaminopimelate dehydrogenase, whose amino-acid sequence MSERIRVGIVGYGNLGQGVERALAVNPDMQLVGVFTRRPPATVNTLSDAVPVHSMEELESSDGGIDLLILCGGSRDDLPVQSPKLAAKFNLIDSFDTHARIPEHFAAVDAAAQAAGKTALIAAGWDPGLFSLNRLFGEAILPEGDTHTFWGRGLSQGHSDAIRRVPGVKAGVQYTVPSEDAIARVRAGERPTLSTREKHERVCYVVLEQGASAEEVSQEIQTMPNYFADYHTRVNFISEEELRRDHTAMPHGGFVIRSGPTGEGNRQLIEYRLTLDSNPEFTASVLVAYGRATYRMNHRGDVGAKTVFDVPPGLLSSKPMDELRKELL is encoded by the coding sequence ATGAGCGAAAGAATCCGCGTTGGAATCGTTGGATATGGAAATCTTGGCCAAGGGGTCGAAAGAGCCTTGGCGGTGAACCCTGACATGCAGCTTGTCGGAGTCTTTACGCGTCGTCCGCCTGCGACCGTAAACACGCTTAGCGACGCGGTACCGGTCCATTCAATGGAAGAGCTTGAATCCAGTGACGGCGGGATCGACCTGTTGATTCTGTGCGGCGGCTCACGCGATGATTTGCCCGTCCAGTCCCCAAAGCTGGCGGCGAAGTTTAATCTGATCGATAGTTTCGACACGCACGCTAGGATCCCCGAGCATTTCGCGGCCGTCGATGCAGCTGCGCAGGCCGCGGGAAAGACGGCGTTGATCGCTGCCGGTTGGGACCCCGGCCTGTTTTCCCTCAATCGCCTCTTTGGCGAGGCGATTCTTCCCGAAGGGGATACGCATACGTTTTGGGGACGCGGTCTAAGCCAAGGACATTCGGACGCCATTCGCCGCGTCCCGGGGGTCAAAGCAGGTGTCCAGTACACCGTTCCATCGGAGGATGCGATCGCGCGAGTGCGAGCCGGTGAGCGGCCCACGCTCTCGACACGCGAAAAGCACGAGCGTGTCTGCTATGTCGTGCTCGAGCAGGGGGCCTCTGCGGAGGAGGTATCGCAAGAAATCCAGACCATGCCTAACTATTTCGCCGATTACCACACCCGTGTGAACTTCATCAGTGAAGAGGAACTGCGCCGCGACCACACCGCGATGCCGCATGGTGGTTTTGTCATCCGCAGCGGGCCAACCGGCGAAGGTAACCGTCAATTGATCGAGTATCGTCTCACGCTGGACAGTAATCCTGAATTCACCGCGAGCGTTTTGGTCGCCTACGGTCGCGCCACTTATCGGATGAATCACCGAGGCGACGTCGGTGCTAAAACCGTCTTTGACGTTCCCCCAGGCCTGCTCTCCTCTAAACCGATGGACGAGCTTAGAAAAGAACTGCTCTAG
- a CDS encoding BON domain-containing protein has translation MKMKFVIVGVCVLLCGCRSESSSPTTVGVDRDNTAVNERDAGEASITPMDQSNAPEDIDQVATIRSEVLEIDGLSINGRNVKIITDRGKVVLRGPVASETERDSIAEVAKRIAGEGNVNNLLEVEKE, from the coding sequence ATGAAAATGAAGTTTGTAATCGTTGGCGTGTGTGTCCTGCTGTGCGGATGTCGTAGCGAGTCGAGCTCGCCTACGACGGTGGGTGTGGACCGAGATAACACAGCGGTCAACGAACGCGACGCCGGCGAAGCATCCATTACGCCGATGGATCAGTCCAACGCGCCGGAGGACATCGATCAAGTCGCAACGATTCGCTCGGAGGTACTCGAGATTGACGGTTTATCGATCAATGGGCGGAACGTGAAAATCATCACGGACCGAGGCAAGGTCGTGCTTCGCGGTCCGGTCGCGTCCGAAACGGAACGCGACTCGATTGCCGAAGTCGCCAAACGCATTGCCGGCGAAGGCAATGTGAACAATTTGCTTGAAGTTGAGAAAGAATAA
- a CDS encoding M24 family metallopeptidase encodes MTASILAGYADKNASLFRRLQVPLGDPAAWFEIHGHTVALVRDLEMDRVRQRSNADHVTCPAEHEPSLGLSADRETATAQAAVQLLRSKRVEQIKVDRSLPYIFAWHLQQAEIELIYDEHLGVLDRRVKTDHEIEHLCSAQAVTEEVMRMLCERIANASADAKGQLCVAGEVLTSESMRTLAALEFLKRGFSMGHGAIVATAPDVADCHHSGSGPLYTERPVIVDLFPRDEATRYNGDCTRTVVHGQASDTVKSMHAAVVAAKAAAEKVLVAGNLASEVQRATEDVLIQHGYPVSRGTVTDHPSIQHGTGHGIGLDVHEPILLDHGGGELLEGEVFTVEPGLYGRSDGGVRIEDMLVVTEGTPRNLNQLPSGLDWST; translated from the coding sequence CCGTTGCACTCGTGCGTGACCTGGAAATGGACCGTGTTCGACAACGCAGCAACGCCGATCATGTGACCTGCCCTGCGGAACATGAACCGTCACTCGGATTGAGCGCTGATCGCGAGACCGCGACCGCCCAGGCCGCCGTTCAACTGCTGCGTTCCAAACGCGTTGAACAAATCAAGGTCGATCGCTCGCTGCCGTACATCTTCGCTTGGCATCTCCAGCAAGCGGAGATTGAATTGATCTACGACGAGCATCTGGGAGTGCTCGATCGACGTGTCAAAACCGACCACGAGATCGAGCATCTATGCAGCGCCCAAGCGGTAACCGAAGAGGTGATGCGGATGCTATGTGAGCGGATTGCGAACGCCTCGGCAGACGCCAAGGGGCAACTTTGTGTCGCTGGGGAAGTGCTGACCAGCGAGTCGATGCGTACCCTTGCCGCGCTGGAGTTTTTAAAACGTGGTTTCAGCATGGGACACGGCGCAATCGTGGCCACCGCCCCCGACGTCGCCGATTGCCACCATAGTGGAAGCGGCCCGCTATACACCGAGCGTCCCGTTATCGTTGACTTGTTTCCACGCGACGAGGCGACGCGATACAACGGAGATTGCACAAGAACGGTCGTGCATGGCCAAGCTTCCGATACGGTCAAGTCGATGCATGCGGCTGTGGTCGCGGCGAAAGCCGCTGCGGAAAAAGTACTGGTGGCTGGAAATTTGGCAAGCGAGGTCCAACGAGCCACCGAGGACGTACTGATCCAACACGGCTATCCCGTTTCACGGGGCACCGTCACCGATCACCCCAGCATCCAACATGGCACCGGGCATGGAATCGGTTTGGATGTCCACGAACCCATTTTGCTAGACCATGGTGGGGGGGAACTGCTCGAAGGCGAAGTGTTTACAGTCGAGCCGGGGTTGTATGGGCGATCCGATGGTGGCGTTCGTATCGAAGACATGCTGGTGGTTACCGAAGGCACACCGCGCAACTTGAATCAATTGCCAAGCGGACTCGATTGGTCCACCTGA
- a CDS encoding carboxymuconolactone decarboxylase family protein translates to MPHVLPLKTSDAPADSQPILKAIEEKFGQSLNIFSTLAYQPDVLGGTTQINDGIRNDLPELLRELAYYKSSQVNGCEYCAHYHKGAAKQAGATDEQIASIDNYNHSDAFSDQEKTVLAYAEQLTKTAKVDPHTVAKLKEFLDDTQLVTLAATVALANFTNRINHGLEIELP, encoded by the coding sequence ATGCCACACGTACTGCCGCTGAAAACCTCCGACGCTCCAGCCGATTCTCAACCCATTCTAAAAGCGATTGAAGAAAAGTTTGGTCAATCGTTGAACATCTTCAGCACGCTCGCCTACCAGCCGGACGTGCTCGGCGGAACCACGCAGATCAATGACGGCATCCGTAACGATTTGCCCGAATTGCTGCGTGAACTTGCGTACTACAAGTCCTCGCAAGTCAATGGTTGTGAGTATTGCGCTCACTACCACAAGGGGGCCGCCAAGCAAGCCGGGGCCACCGATGAGCAAATCGCGTCCATCGATAATTACAATCACAGTGATGCGTTTAGCGATCAGGAGAAGACGGTGTTGGCGTATGCCGAACAACTGACCAAGACCGCGAAAGTGGACCCCCACACGGTCGCAAAATTAAAAGAGTTCCTCGACGACACCCAATTGGTAACCTTGGCGGCGACGGTCGCATTGGCAAATTTCACCAATCGGATCAATCATGGACTGGAGATTGAATTGCCATGA
- a CDS encoding c-type cytochrome, whose amino-acid sequence MTNSTSRSPSPHPRLRSQRPLGAVLVALVCAAFVSSNAVAQQTPGKSKEAAANATKPAEAKPTPAGNTATPIDRITAADGFKVELLYSVPSEEQGSWVNLCTDNQGRLIVSDQFGGLYRITPPEEGETLKPADVEKVPADIRAVNGMVWAFGALYVGVNDYESKIPSGLYRITDSNGDDQLNHVELLRQVDSKGDHGVHAVVPTPDGQALYLITGNNTSPPELAANSPVPQIWGEDHLLPSMPDGRGHNRGVLAPGGIVYRVTPDGKSFEAYASGFRNIFDASVNRDGELFTYDADMEYDFNTPWYRPTRICHVTSGAEFGWRNGAGKRMPFYADNLPGVLDIGPGSPTGTTFGYGAKFPAKYQEALFALDWSWGKLYAVHLEPNGSSYTATKEEFLTGAPLPITDAIIRPQDGAMYFTIGGRRVQSGLYRVTYVGNESTELVQPKAEENKARATRQKLEAFHGKQDPEAIRVAWPYLSDRDRFIRFAARTAIEHQPIETWADKALTESDPAKQVEALLALARVAGVDPLHRTENTPEVDTAMRDKLLEAVIAIDPSSLESTQPLTLQRATQITLSRMGRPEQELVDKLIARFDPLFPAETAEMNWLLCETLAWLQSPTVAEKAMRLIAEAPTQEEQMQYARSIRLLTAGWTPELHEAYFEWFLKAANYKGGASFDKFIEFIRTDAVASLSDAEKESMAELLAKKPVKKSALENLGEVFKGRKATEWTLEELSQAARTGLKNRDFANGRKMFAASGCYACHRFGDQGGMTGPDLTSAGGRYSPHDLLDQVINPSKVINEQFSSIKVLTEDGVVHTGVVVNLSGDTMMINTDLTDPNQQVRLNRNEIEELEVSDISAMPTGLFNPMTQEEILDLIAFLISGGNPKHAFFN is encoded by the coding sequence ATGACTAATTCGACGTCTCGATCCCCATCACCGCATCCACGGCTCAGGTCGCAGCGACCGCTAGGTGCCGTTCTTGTTGCACTGGTCTGTGCTGCGTTTGTTTCTTCCAACGCGGTTGCCCAACAAACGCCTGGAAAGTCGAAGGAAGCGGCAGCGAACGCCACCAAGCCAGCAGAAGCCAAGCCAACCCCCGCTGGCAACACAGCCACTCCGATCGACCGTATTACCGCGGCCGACGGATTTAAAGTCGAGTTGCTCTACTCCGTCCCCTCTGAAGAGCAAGGATCGTGGGTGAATTTGTGTACCGACAACCAAGGCCGGCTGATCGTGAGCGATCAATTCGGTGGTTTGTATCGCATCACGCCTCCGGAAGAGGGTGAGACACTCAAACCGGCAGACGTAGAAAAGGTTCCTGCCGATATTCGTGCGGTCAACGGGATGGTCTGGGCTTTCGGCGCCCTCTATGTCGGGGTCAACGACTACGAAAGCAAGATTCCCTCGGGCCTGTACCGGATCACTGACAGCAACGGGGACGACCAACTCAACCATGTGGAATTGCTTCGCCAAGTCGATTCGAAAGGCGATCATGGAGTCCACGCCGTGGTACCCACTCCGGATGGTCAGGCGCTGTACCTGATCACCGGCAACAACACGTCGCCACCGGAACTGGCGGCAAATTCGCCCGTGCCTCAAATTTGGGGCGAAGACCATCTTCTGCCGAGCATGCCGGATGGACGAGGGCACAATCGTGGCGTACTAGCGCCCGGAGGGATCGTCTATCGCGTGACCCCCGACGGCAAATCATTCGAGGCGTATGCTTCCGGCTTCCGTAATATTTTTGACGCGTCGGTCAATCGCGATGGAGAATTGTTCACCTATGACGCGGACATGGAATACGACTTCAATACACCGTGGTACCGTCCGACTCGGATTTGTCACGTTACCAGCGGAGCGGAGTTTGGATGGCGAAATGGTGCAGGAAAACGGATGCCGTTCTATGCCGACAACCTGCCGGGCGTGCTCGATATCGGTCCCGGTTCCCCCACGGGAACCACGTTTGGTTACGGCGCCAAATTCCCCGCGAAATATCAAGAGGCACTGTTCGCACTCGATTGGAGTTGGGGAAAGTTGTACGCCGTCCATCTTGAACCAAACGGTTCTTCCTACACCGCAACCAAAGAGGAATTTCTAACCGGAGCTCCGCTGCCCATCACCGATGCGATCATCCGTCCTCAAGACGGGGCCATGTATTTCACAATCGGTGGTCGCCGGGTTCAATCCGGCTTGTACCGTGTGACGTACGTCGGCAACGAATCGACGGAGCTCGTCCAGCCGAAGGCCGAGGAAAACAAAGCCAGAGCCACTCGCCAGAAATTGGAAGCGTTCCACGGCAAACAAGATCCCGAAGCGATCCGCGTTGCCTGGCCTTACCTTTCCGATCGCGATCGGTTCATCCGTTTCGCAGCACGCACCGCGATCGAGCATCAACCGATCGAAACTTGGGCCGACAAGGCGTTGACGGAATCGGATCCAGCGAAGCAAGTGGAAGCATTGTTGGCACTTGCCCGCGTTGCTGGTGTTGATCCGCTGCACCGAACCGAGAACACGCCTGAAGTAGACACCGCGATGCGAGACAAGTTGCTCGAAGCGGTAATCGCGATCGATCCTTCGAGCCTTGAATCAACCCAACCTTTGACGCTTCAACGTGCTACGCAGATCACATTGAGTCGAATGGGACGTCCCGAACAAGAATTGGTCGACAAGCTGATCGCTCGTTTCGACCCACTTTTTCCTGCCGAAACGGCTGAGATGAATTGGTTGTTGTGCGAAACATTGGCATGGTTGCAATCTCCCACCGTTGCCGAAAAGGCGATGCGTTTGATCGCGGAGGCACCAACGCAAGAAGAACAGATGCAGTACGCACGTTCGATTCGGCTATTGACCGCGGGCTGGACTCCCGAATTGCACGAAGCCTATTTCGAGTGGTTTTTGAAGGCGGCCAACTACAAGGGCGGAGCGAGTTTTGACAAGTTTATCGAGTTCATTCGAACAGATGCCGTGGCTTCGCTGAGCGACGCTGAAAAGGAATCGATGGCGGAGTTGTTGGCCAAGAAACCGGTCAAGAAGTCGGCACTCGAGAATTTGGGTGAAGTCTTTAAGGGGCGAAAGGCCACCGAGTGGACGCTTGAGGAACTCTCTCAGGCGGCTCGCACCGGATTGAAAAACCGCGATTTCGCGAACGGACGCAAAATGTTCGCCGCGAGCGGTTGTTACGCCTGTCATCGTTTCGGCGACCAAGGCGGGATGACGGGGCCCGATTTGACGTCGGCCGGAGGCCGTTACTCGCCCCACGATTTGCTCGATCAAGTCATTAACCCGAGCAAAGTGATCAACGAACAATTTTCCTCGATCAAAGTATTGACCGAAGACGGCGTTGTGCACACCGGCGTGGTTGTCAATCTGAGCGGCGATACGATGATGATCAACACCGACCTGACCGATCCAAATCAACAAGTCAGGTTGAATCGCAATGAGATCGAAGAACTCGAGGTGTCGGATATCTCGGCCATGCCCACGGGACTTTTCAATCCCATGACGCAAGAAGAGATTCTTGACTTGATCGCCTTTTTGATCAGCGGCGGCAACCCAAAGCACGCCTTCTTCAACTAG